One region of Streptomyces subrutilus genomic DNA includes:
- a CDS encoding CDGSH iron-sulfur domain-containing protein: MPNRDNGTGGSAAAPTVCAAARRVAVDPEGPVLVEGPVEVVLDDGTVARSDRFMVALCTCRRSRAYPWCDTSHRPRE, from the coding sequence GTGCCGAATCGCGATAACGGAACCGGGGGATCCGCGGCCGCGCCGACCGTCTGCGCCGCCGCCCGGCGCGTAGCGGTGGACCCGGAGGGTCCCGTCCTGGTCGAAGGTCCGGTGGAGGTCGTCCTGGACGACGGGACGGTGGCCCGCTCCGACCGCTTCATGGTCGCCCTGTGCACCTGCCGCCGCAGCCGTGCCTACCCCTGGTGCGACACCAGCCACCGCCCACGCGAATAG
- a CDS encoding DUF5133 domain-containing protein: MTSTDSGRPGPAPAPADPSADPSAGPLADHAADSPDVGRATGTLMALLPCDSRGARRVLAEAAALAGLTLAETALAVTAVLRDDAPRPPAVVESAVRTAIDRALTAARAPSAVLLPNPYVLHRHLARFRDLRRRTFANADDPGLRARYDDAAYTLCVLLGHRSVHHALTAAEHLIAAHRLTGPAPAARPDS, translated from the coding sequence GTGACCAGCACAGATTCCGGCCGGCCGGGCCCGGCACCAGCCCCGGCAGACCCGTCGGCAGACCCCTCGGCGGGGCCCCTCGCCGACCACGCCGCGGACTCCCCCGACGTGGGTCGGGCGACGGGGACCCTCATGGCGCTGCTGCCCTGCGACAGCCGCGGCGCCCGACGGGTCCTGGCGGAGGCCGCCGCCCTCGCGGGCCTCACCCTGGCGGAGACCGCCCTGGCGGTGACCGCGGTCCTGCGCGATGACGCGCCCCGGCCGCCGGCCGTCGTGGAGTCGGCCGTGCGGACCGCGATCGACCGGGCTCTGACCGCCGCCCGCGCACCGAGCGCCGTCCTGCTGCCGAACCCGTACGTCCTGCACCGGCACCTGGCCCGCTTCCGGGACCTGCGCCGGCGTACCTTCGCCAACGCGGACGACCCCGGCCTGCGCGCCCGGTACGACGACGCCGCCTACACGCTGTGCGTCCTGCTCGGCCACCGCAGTGTCCACCACGCCCTGACCGCCGCCGAGCACCTGATCGCCGCCCACCGGCTCACCGGCCCCGCGCCCGCCGCCCGCCCGGACAGCTGA